Within the Flavobacterium sp. 9R genome, the region CAACAATTGCTTGGTTGGTATCAAAAGGAATCGATTCCTCTAGGCTTACCGGACGAGGTTATGGAGAATCACAACTCATTAACGATTGCGGATGCGAACCTACAAATGCCTCAAACTGCACTGAAGAACAACATCAAATGAACCGCAGAAGTGAATTTATTATAACAGCACTCTAATTATTTTTTCAAAACTAAAAAGCTACTTAATCAAGTAGCTTTTTTTATGGAGTTATTTAAATGGATTTCGTTCTTGCCAAATTGTTTTTGGTTCAAGATAATGAAAGAAGCGGGGTAAAAAATAATTAATTATTGGGTTTTTATGCTCCATTAATCCATACATAGTTTCTGGTTTCGCTCCAACAGAACTTTTGATTTCTAATGCTGTTCTGGCAAAAATTATGGTTTTGAATTCTTTTTTTATTGAATAAGCAATCATATCATAAAGCATGTTCAAATACAACATTTTTTCTCGTTGAATGGTCTCATCATAACCTAAAAAATAGGTGTCCATAGTGTCGCCATTTTTGATTAATGTATTGAAGCCAATTAATTTTTCATTCAGAAAGTAACCATAAAATAAGAAATGGTCTTTCCATATTTTTTTTAAGTTACTGAAATGATTCTGAGATAGAAAAAAAGAGTTAAATGGAGCATTTTTGGCAACGTGATGATAGAGTTCATAAATCAATGCCTCATTTTGTTCTATTTCATCCAGAGCTAATTTTCGTTTAATTATGCCTTCGGCTTTTTTTCTAGCTCTTTTATATTGGTCTCTATATTTCTTGGATAAAGCGTCTATATAATCTTGTTCGTTGTTCCAATGTTCAGGAATTGAGAAAATCATATTGGGTTGCGTAGTGAATTGAAAAACAGATCCAAATGGCGTTTGATTGATTTTGTCTTTTTCGGCTTTAGAGAAATCTTTACTGGTTCTTAAATGAATTTGAATTTCTTCCTTTTTTAACATTCTTTCGATGCTATTTCGGGCCTCAAAAAGCACTTTTATTTGTTCATCGAAAGGGATAAAGTCCAAAAAAGTATAAGCATTTTCACCAGTTAACATACAGTTGCCAAGAAATAAAACGTGGGAAGAAAAACGTTTAAAAGCAAAATTTCTAATAATTGTTTTTAAACATTTATCGCGTTCTCCAAACGATTCTAATTTGTTTAAATCTAAAAACTGACTTAAGGCAACACCCACTAATTGGTTATTTTGAAACACACCTATGAAAAAACATCGCATATTCTCAGGACACGATTGTTCAAGTATTTCAAAGTATTCTCTTTGTAAAAAAATAGTAGAGTTGGCAATTGTATTCCAATTTTCAGGAAGTTCATTTGCTGATTGATAAATTGTAAATGAGAGAGATGTATTCAATTAGATTAAAGTTGGTATAAATGACAAATTTAATCTAAAAAGTCATATATGGTTGGGTATTGCAAAAAGAACTCAAATTAAGGCTTTGAATAGTAAAAAAAGCAGTAGTAGAGTAATAATGTATTAGTATAAAAAAAATGCGTTTCTACAGATTTGAAACGCATTTTTAATTTTATGTCCAGCCACAAATAATGGCGCCCATAATAGTTAGTGTGACTATCCAATATCCAGAATGAATAAAGATGTATTTCCAAGATTTTCTCTCAAATAAGCCATTAATGGCAATCATAGGAAAAGCAAAAAACAAACCGCTAATAAAACCGTGCAATGCGCCGTGTTTAAAAGTTCTGAA harbors:
- a CDS encoding peptidogalycan biosysnthesis protein, which codes for MNTSLSFTIYQSANELPENWNTIANSTIFLQREYFEILEQSCPENMRCFFIGVFQNNQLVGVALSQFLDLNKLESFGERDKCLKTIIRNFAFKRFSSHVLFLGNCMLTGENAYTFLDFIPFDEQIKVLFEARNSIERMLKKEEIQIHLRTSKDFSKAEKDKINQTPFGSVFQFTTQPNMIFSIPEHWNNEQDYIDALSKKYRDQYKRARKKAEGIIKRKLALDEIEQNEALIYELYHHVAKNAPFNSFFLSQNHFSNLKKIWKDHFLFYGYFLNEKLIGFNTLIKNGDTMDTYFLGYDETIQREKMLYLNMLYDMIAYSIKKEFKTIIFARTALEIKSSVGAKPETMYGLMEHKNPIINYFLPRFFHYLEPKTIWQERNPFK